The genomic segment AATTACGCCACCCGAACCCAACATCGTGCCCAGCGATGCCGCCGATTCATAATCGAGCGTCAGCTTGGCGCTCTCTTCGGCATTCAGAATCGGCACCGAAGAACCGCCGGGGATGCAGGCTTTCAGCGTGCCCTTCATCCCGCCGCACTCGTTGTTGATCAAATCCATCAGCGGATAGCCCATCGGCACTTCATAATTGCCGGGCCGGTTGATGTGGCCGCTGACGGTGAAGAGCTTGGTGCCGCCGCTCTTTTCAGTGCCGAGCGCCTTGTACCATTCGCCGCCTTTCAAAATGATCCACGGCACGACGGCCAGCGTCTCGACGTTGTTGACGACGGTCGGCCCGCCGTACAAACCGACGACTGCCGGGAAGGGCGGTTTCAAACGCGGGTGCCCGCGCTTCCCTTCCAGCGATTCGAGCAGCGCGGTCTCTTCGCCGCAGATGTACGCGCCCGCGCCGGGATGCACGTACATATCGTGATCGAAGCCGGAGCCTAGAATGTTCTTGCCCAGATAACCTTTCGCGTAAGCCTGCGCCAGCGCCTTTTCGAGAATCTCTTTGATGTACCAATACTCGCCGCGAATGTAGACGTAGGAGGTGTGCGATTTGAGCGCGTAGGCCGCGATGATCATCCCTTCGATCAACTGGTGCGGGTCGTAACGCATCAGGTCGCGGTCTTTGCCCGTACCCGGCTCCGATTCGTCGGCGTTGCAGACCAGATAGGTCGGACGCTTCGATTCTTTGGGCACGAAGCTCCACTTCATCCCAGTCGGGAAGCCCGCGCCACCGCGCCCGCGCAGGACGGACTTTTTAACCTCGTCGGTAATCTGGGCGGGCTGCCACTCTTTCAAGGCTTTGCGCAGCGCCTCGTAGCCTGCACTTTGTTCGTAGACGGCGATATCCGCAGCCGCGCCTTTGAGATGAAATCGGGTGGTTAGAACTTTGGTCATAAGCTTTCAGATACTTCAATCAATTCAATTGCGTTTGCCGTTGCTGCCATTGTGCCCGTTGCGACGACGCTTTTGTTCAAGCTTGAGCCAAGTGTCGAAACGATTATTTGTTTCATCAATGCGCCGATTCGTAGCAGTCATCATCACAACTAAATTGCCCACATTCTTTTCCAGTTCTTTCAGCCGCTGATCGGTTTCTTCCTGCAACGTATAAAGCTTCAGCCCTTCCTTACTCACTTCGCCCACCAGGAAAGCCAGCTTGTTCAAAGCAACCTCGAATCTCTTTTGCCGCTTATCGAAGTCGCTGTTAATGTCATCCTGCTCCTCTTCCATCCTGCGAAAGTCAGCAGCCAGCGCCGTGAACTCGGCCTGCAAATCCAATGATCTGTTTTTGCCGCCTTTCTTCTTTGCCATACTTGCCGCTCGTGGCTTTGACTAGGCGAGCTTACTAATGATTTCGTCAACAGACGCAGTGGAAACCTGCTCGTGATAATCGAAGTTCACCTGCAACACCGGTGCTAAATCGCAATAGCCCAGGCATTCAACTTCTTGCAGCGTGAACTTGCCGTCCGCCGTCGTCTGGTTGATGCCGCATTTCAGCTTGTGCTCGATGTGCTCGGTGATCTCTTCCGCGCCGGCCAGCATGCACGAGACAGTACGGCAGACTTGCAGCTTGTATTTGCCGATCGGCTTGCGCGCATACATTGAGTAGAACGTCACGACCTCCTCGACCTCGTTGACGCGCATATCCAGCCGCTCGGCCAGATATTTGACATCATCATCGGTGACATAACCGTGCTCTTCCTGCGCAATGAACAAGGCAGGCAGGATCGCCGACCGCTTCACCGGATAGTGCGTGATGATCTCGTCGAGTTTCTTTTCGTTGGTTTCACTAAACATAAAAAGTAGGGACTAGCGGCTTGGGGTTAGAGGCTGGGTCGAGACTGTCTAGTCTCTCTTCCCTAGTCCCTAGCCCCTCTCACTAACGATCAACGTCTCCCAGCACAATATCAATACTGCCGATCACGGCGACCACGTCGGCCAGCAGCGAGCCTTCGACCATCGGCGGCAATGCCGACAGGTTGACGTAGGAAGGAGCGCGCACGCGCACGCGATAGGGCCGCTCGCCGCCATCGCTGACGACGTAAAAGCCAAGCTCGCCGCGCGCCGATTCGATGGATTGATAGACCTCGCCGACCGGCACTGAGAAGCCTTCGGACGCGACCAGGAAGTGATGAATCATCACGTCAATGTGCTGCTTCATCAGATCGCGGTCGGGCAGTTTGAGCTTGGGATGATTGGCGATGAATTCGCCCGGTTGTTGCAGGCGTTTGAGCGCTTCAACACAAATCTTGTGGCTCTCCTCCATCTCATCCATGCGCACCAAGTAGCGCGACCAGACATCGCAATCGTGGTACACCGGCACCTTGAAATCGTATGTGTCGTAGCCCGAATACGGTTCCTGCTTGCGCACATCCCAATTGACGCCGCTGCCGCGAATGGTCGGCCCGGACAAGCCCCAACTGATCGCATCGTCTTTCTTCATAATGCCGACGCCCTGCGTGCGGCGCTGGAAGATGCGATTGCCAGTCACCAGCTTTTTGCATTCAGCCAGGAAGGCCGGGAAGCCGTCCAGGAAGTCTTTGCACAAGCTGCGGAAGTTCGACGGCAAATCCCAGCGCGCGCCGCCAATGATGAAGTAGCTCTGGTGCAACCGCGCGCCGGT from the Acidobacteriota bacterium genome contains:
- the nuoF gene encoding NADH-quinone oxidoreductase subunit NuoF, whose translation is MTKVLTTRFHLKGAAADIAVYEQSAGYEALRKALKEWQPAQITDEVKKSVLRGRGGAGFPTGMKWSFVPKESKRPTYLVCNADESEPGTGKDRDLMRYDPHQLIEGMIIAAYALKSHTSYVYIRGEYWYIKEILEKALAQAYAKGYLGKNILGSGFDHDMYVHPGAGAYICGEETALLESLEGKRGHPRLKPPFPAVVGLYGGPTVVNNVETLAVVPWIILKGGEWYKALGTEKSGGTKLFTVSGHINRPGNYEVPMGYPLMDLINNECGGMKGTLKACIPGGSSVPILNAEESAKLTLDYESAASLGTMLGSGGVIVMNETADIFETTRNVTHFYKHESCGWCTPCREGTRWLYKVFERMHRYEGRPGDVELLYDLADKILGKSFCALGDAAAMPVQSAIKKFREDFERRIKHNLVQLQKAAD
- the nuoE gene encoding NADH-quinone oxidoreductase subunit NuoE gives rise to the protein MFSETNEKKLDEIITHYPVKRSAILPALFIAQEEHGYVTDDDVKYLAERLDMRVNEVEEVVTFYSMYARKPIGKYKLQVCRTVSCMLAGAEEITEHIEHKLKCGINQTTADGKFTLQEVECLGYCDLAPVLQVNFDYHEQVSTASVDEIISKLA
- the nuoD gene encoding NADH dehydrogenase (quinone) subunit D, with translation MQSVKEIQVKTPSVATLRPDPLADQLMTVSLGPQHPSTHGVLRLELVLDGEIVVKATPDIGYLHTGIEKTMEKEKWQQVVTVTCRMDYLNSMGNDLGYCLAVEKLMGVEVPKYAQDLRVLFTELNRLSSHLVWFGTHAMDIGAMTGFFYAFIQREKILDLYECATGARLHQSYFIIGGARWDLPSNFRSLCKDFLDGFPAFLAECKKLVTGNRIFQRRTQGVGIMKKDDAISWGLSGPTIRGSGVNWDVRKQEPYSGYDTYDFKVPVYHDCDVWSRYLVRMDEMEESHKICVEALKRLQQPGEFIANHPKLKLPDRDLMKQHIDVMIHHFLVASEGFSVPVGEVYQSIESARGELGFYVVSDGGERPYRVRVRAPSYVNLSALPPMVEGSLLADVVAVIGSIDIVLGDVDR